Part of the Zonotrichia albicollis isolate bZonAlb1 chromosome 2, bZonAlb1.hap1, whole genome shotgun sequence genome, GCTTCATCGAAGTaacataaaaatatatctttaaaTTGCTCTGTTATTTCTCATAAAAACCAGGGGGAATGTTTTATACCAGATACTGCCAAATATTTGTGTTCCCTAAAAGAAGGTATCCCCCAGAGGGGGGCAAAACAGAATAGTGGTGCATTTTCCAGCTGTCAGACAGAAGAAGTCCCTTTCAGTAGGAACTGCACTGGAAAGAGGAGGAACTGATCtcgggctggggacagggacaagaggGGGACAACAGCCTGCTCTGTCTCAGCAAGCCAGGAGTCTGGGAAAAGCATCTCAGAAACCAAACCAGATGGAAAAGAGCAAAATGCCCCGTCACTCATGTCTGCTATGCAGGCACGGGATGCACAGAAACAGCAGTTTTGTCATGTCACTGGCCTGCAAGGGTGAAAACAGACAAAATTaaaccagagagcagctctcaTTATTTGTGCAAGCCAACTGCTTAGCTGCTTGCTGATGGCAGAGAGGATTATTTGTGAAATCGGGAAGCCACAcagaacttctttttttttaaagggagtAAAAAGTTCAGCAAAACTTCTGCTTGCCAATAATTCATATAATTCAGAGGAGCTGGATTTTGTCCTCTTCCTGCCCCCAGAGAAATAAGGGCTGCAAATGGAGTTAACACTGACAGTGCTAATGGGAAAGCAGAGCCACACGACTCTTCCCCAGCCAGCAATTCTTCTAAGATGTCTCAGCTCTGACTGCAATTTTCAGTTCCTCCCATCTCAGGCTGATACTGCCAGATGTTACAAATCACAGCACAGGTGGGGATTGaggaaaagggcagggaaggatttctcagATATATCCCACTATCCATTACAGAACATGACAAAACCACAGTTTTATCCTCAGTGCTACCTGGGAAATTATTCTAAAGCTAGATTTTCTGCAGTGAAAGGGTAGTGCATTAAACCATGTATCAGCTGCTCAGAGAGTAATAAATATTGGCAGATTATAGATTCTTTTCCCTGGTTGTAGGAAGAGGCCAacacatttttcattaaaatcctatTCCATCTTAGAGTGGAAGTCTGATGTGCTGCTCTAGTGCAGTTGGTATTCTTCCACAGGGAAGCAGGATGGTGCTGAACACACAATTCTTGTTCATCCCCTTCACAAGCTTTCCAGCATTTTCCTTACTGAATACATGTACTAAGCCTTCTCAATCACACTGCTCCAAGAGGCATTTTGGCTTTCCCCTTTTAGACAGGAAAGTGACAGGAATGTGCCGACAAAAGGACTCATGCAGTACTTGCATGGCCTATGAAAATCTGCCTTTTTTTATAAAAACCTAGAAAAAACCCTTAATTCTAACTAGTAACTCATAACTATGGCTAAGAATTCTGAGGAAGGCATTTGTTGAGAGCAGggcaaggaagaaaaatagattttacaCCACTATTCTGGCAGGACCACAaacaagatttaaaaataacaatacaAATTTTGGAAGCactaaaaaatacatttcagtGCACTTCAATTATTAACACTGACGCAGGTTTTCCAATATGACGAGCTAATACCTTGGACGGACTGCTCCACTTCTTAAAAGTTATTCTTAAAATTTCACAAAACATATTAaaacattcaaaaaaaaaaaaagaaaaaagtacacTGTCTCTATGCTCAGGCTTCAAAAAAATAAGGATTATTTTACAGGGAGGGAGGAAACGCAGCATTACCACCACCTAGGCTGTACGCTTACACTTTATGTTATACCAAAAGCTTGCAGATCCAAATAAGACTCTGATCAAAGAGTACTCATAACTTAATCTGATACATACAGAAACGTCTTGTACAAATTACAACCCTTCTAGTTTCCTTGTGACAATCTACTGTAAAGCAAATTTTATCtacatgtattttaaataacaccaccagaaaaataaaaagtttatcaaatgaaaacatttcaatTAGACcatgcttttgttttttaaaatcatgCTCAATTTATACAGTAGTGAAGTTCAtactcatttttctttttcctttttttttttttaacaaagatTCAAAACCGCTGATTGTAAACTCACTGAGGAGGCTGCAGTTTATTCTGGCTCTTTTTTGATTGTTCGCACTTTTTCCAGAAGTCCGTGCACTTCTCCATTCACACCACCGTGCTGATGAGAGGTGTTACTCCCCATATGGCTGTTGTAAGGGCTTCTTAAGTTACTAAAAGGAGTTTTGAGCTCTGGCTCAGATGTCAACTCCTCTTTGATTGTAACGCGAGTCGAGCTCTCGGTAAATGAAGGCTCATTCCAAATTTCTTTGTCGTGTGCTTCTTGGCTGCTGACGGAGCTGCCACCTTTCTGTAACATGTAGTACAATATCGGGTTGGTTTTGGTCAGTCTCGGGGAGTCTTTCTCGTAATCATTCTTGTCCATGCCCGTGATCACCCATCTGATGGGGCCCTTCTCACTGGGCACGGAGCACATGCTCAGCTGGTCGGGCTCCAGCCTGGACACCGCGCTCCCCAGGTGTtcagggaagggggagctgGCCGGACTTTTGACTGCTACGGGGTACTGAAATGTTCTGTGATCCACACAATTGTTCTGCTGCACGGGGCTTCCCACCAACGATCTTACTGAAGAAATGGTGAATTCAGGTTTATTGACTGTTGCActggttttgcttccttttttcttgCCCTCTGTTAGTATGTTATTCCTATGTTGTGACAGATCTCTCTCACAGTTTTCTGAGAGAAGCAGCTGTTTCAACACATTAAAGCCTTTACTATCTCTAGACCAACTCCTATTTTCAGTTTCACTATTTGAACCATGACTTACACCGTATTTAAATTCAGCATCACTTCTGCTGAATTTCAGTTCTTGCTGGTTAAGCAAAGGCCCGTACAGCGCCTCGGTAGGAGAAGCGTGATTGTTTCCAGCATCAGACACATTACTTTTCATCTTTTTTAATGGGCTTTCCAAAGGCTCAGCATGAAGCTTCCTCTTCTTCGGTACTGTGCAAAGACTCCTGGATTCAAGGTGTGTCAGCTCGTTGTTTCGGTGACTCCTGTCAGGCTCATCTGCAGGGTAATTGTCTTGATTCTGTCTCAGCAACCTACTTAGCAGGCCATttttggaaaaagagaaatcttGAGGTGAAAGAGGCTCAGATTTCACCTCCTCGGATGCTGGAGAAGCAGCTGTGTTTCTCTGCAGTGAATGAGCAAACCCTTGGAATTTGTTACTCTTGCATTCTCTTACTTGTTGTGCATTTGAATTATAAGGAACATTTGATTCGTCAGATGgttcagtttttattttcaccGTCAATATTTGCTCATTCAATGCCTTGTCTGTCTGTTCTTGAGAACTTTCATCTCTTAAAAGCAtcctctctttcttttcacttttaCCTTTATTGGGAGTTCCCAGAAGCAGCTGAAGGACAGTGCGCCTTTCAAGGAGATTTTCTATTTCCGAACCTGGAAGTCCTTGTTCAGCGGGTGAGGGCTGACAACtgaatattttgttattttcttcaTGCATACTCAATTTATTCGTAAGCAGAGGGCTGTTCAATCTATCAATCAAGCCCACAGGTTTGTCCAtgttccctgccagcagctgtttGCTAGCTCTCTGTTCCTCACTCGACATGGAACTCTGCATGCCGCACTGAGCCAGGTTCTGCAGCAGCTTGCTGGCACTGAACGCCGACGAGTTCTGGGGACTATCAGTCCTGCTCAGCTTAGCTCCTTGAATTTCCTTGCTTTTGGACAGGTCTATCAAGTGCTTAGATGCAGAATTCATCAGTCTGTCTGGCTGGATGCTGCAGGCATAGGGTGGCGAGCTGCGCTTGACAGCCATTGCCTGGTGAGAGAGGTTTATAGGAGAGTCTGCTTTTGTGGAAGCCAGCAAGGGTGGAGTGCTTAACGGAGTCATGCGGTTGGCACTGGGACTGTCAGCAACAGGAGTCCTTTTCCCAGTCTGTACAGTGAATTTTGCCACATCAGCTGTACTGTGTGGTCCCTGAGGATCGTTACTCTTGTCTACCTGTTCTTCACTCTTATGCCCAAGTAACAGCTGCAGTAGTGTTACTTTCTGGTGGGGATTCAGCTTAGAAGCTTTCGGAGTGTCTTTCTCTTCCTTGCTCTCTGGACAGGAAATTTTTGGATCCCAGTTACGAAGCAAGGACTGAGTCAGGTTATCCAGCGATGCAGGTGGACCTGCATCTGGCTTATCTGTCCTCTGTTTAAAGGATAGGTCTATAGGAAGACAGTTAGAATGGGAGCTTTCGTCATCACTGCTGTCTTCTGTAAAACTGGGATTGTTGTCTGAGTACTCATCAACAGTTGTTGGTGTGCTGCTGTCTTCAAAAATGCTGGCTCTCTCGCTCTGCTCACGTCCTTTCACGTGCTTGGTGGTGTTCTGGCTTTTCAGCAGATGTAAGAGCAAGCTGTTGCTGGGAGAGGTTTTCAGGTTACTCCTTTCCACAGTACTTTTGTATCCCACAGTTTTGGGAGGCGAGTGCATGATTCCCACCGAACTCTGAAATGGTGCCACACTGCCTTTGCTAGGGACTGCTTTGGGGGACGATCCTGCCTGACCATTGAGATGGCTTGTCATTCCTTTGGCCAAACCAAACTGGCCCATGTCCTTCTGAGCgctctcctgcagcctggccATGGCCGCAAGCCTCTCGCTTGCAATCTGGTTGGCATTTTGTGCTTTTAGAGCGTGTTCCCTGGAATACTGCTGCAAGTGGGCTtcgctggagagcagcagggccagctggCTGCACGCCACGCTGGGCTTGGgcgaggcagcagggctggatcgTTTCTCCACCATGCTTGCAACAGCCTGTAACCTCGCAGCACACGACAGGGGCTCGTTCACCACcttggggctgctctgcactgcatgAGGAGATTCTATAAACCTCTCTTTGGGCAGGTTCTTGGTGATGTCAGGCAGGCTGTTGTCCAGCTTCTGatcttttgctttgctcttctTCAGCAGAGTCTTCAGGTGGCTGGATGCAACACCATAGCACCTTAAATCTTTCTCCACTTGTAAAGAATCATGGCTAAGAGAATAGCCCTGCTCCTTAAGACTCTGTCTAATCTGCTGTGACAGAGCAACACTCTGCAGCCTAGAGCTGAATGACTGAAGCAAAGAGGCAAGTAATGTGCTATCCTGTTTGCCTTTAGGCACATTTTCAACCATACCAGCCAACAAAGCTTCCTTTTTTCCATCTAAATCCACAATGGAATCAGACAACCGCCTTCTCTTTGCTGCATTCCAGTCTTCTGAAGACTGCAACAGTCTTGCTTTTTTGAGGTGCAGCATGCCAGATCCCCGATATGTACTCGTGTTGAGAACTGGACCATTACTCTGACAGCTGGGAAATATATTTCCTGAAATCTTAAAGTTTTGATCCTCCCCACTATGCCCAGTGGACTTTTTGTCAACTGCAGTACCTGAGCCTCCTGCTGCTTGATGCATTAGTAATCCCTCTAGGTAAGTTAGAACAACAGAATCCTGGTGCATCTCAGAGCCAAGCTCTTCTCCATGAGTCATGTTCAATAAAAGTTTCCAAAAAGGCTCTGTTTCTGTTCACTTCAAAGGCTAGTTTTGCTCAATCAAGATGCAGGGTTAATAACAGGTAGATGTCTACAGTGTTTTCTTAGAGACCTtcagaaacaacagaaaatgtaTTATCCTACGCAGGCTTCTCCCAGTGTACACTGTTTGATGAGCCAGGTTTCCAATCATAGCAATCCTCAGCTGAGATCTAGGATATTTATGGACGATGTCTAGGAGAACACTCAAAACATGGTTTCACAGAAAAACAGTTCCATCAAATATTTGCTGCCTTCTTGCTTCTGGAGGCcagtttgcttttcttccttttccatctCCACCAAGCACATAAAATTCCTAAGTCAGAAacacaaaacagaaagaaaacatttaggATTAAGATATGATTGcataaaacattttttccttaaaaaaaaatccaaacccaacCCCCCATGCATTGTCTTCAGCAGAGATTCAGGATACATAAGCAACACATATTCCAGAAGAAACTAAAAATCAGACAAATGACAAAATACATGGTATCCAATAAAGAACATCATGAAAACAATTCTGCGTTGAAGTTTTACACAAAAATTAAGCTTATTTATCATCAGCACAGCTACTACAAGCCTTCACTGAATTTCACTATTCTGCAGCTAAAAATAAGAAATGGCAAACCTGACAGGAAAATCTGAAATCACTCTAAAcacagtttgaaaaaaaaaatccatagaaTTTTACTTAACAGTTGCATGaaattttcttctgtaaatGTAAATACACAGGACATGCAGCCTTATCACTCTTAAACTGAACTAATAGGAAAAGGCAGGCCTAAAGTCAATGTTTAATTTCAGGTTGCATATGACCTGAAATAACAGACTAGACAGCACCATATATATGATACATTTCTGTTTGGCAGGTGATGGTATTGCTCAAAGTAGAAACAAAGTTGTTAGTGCTGCCCAAGACCGTGCACCAGTGCAAAATCCAGTATGGTAACACAACGGGGTGAAATCTGTTGTTCTTACAACACCCAAACACC contains:
- the NRIP1 gene encoding nuclear receptor-interacting protein 1, with the translated sequence MTHGEELGSEMHQDSVVLTYLEGLLMHQAAGGSGTAVDKKSTGHSGEDQNFKISGNIFPSCQSNGPVLNTSTYRGSGMLHLKKARLLQSSEDWNAAKRRRLSDSIVDLDGKKEALLAGMVENVPKGKQDSTLLASLLQSFSSRLQSVALSQQIRQSLKEQGYSLSHDSLQVEKDLRCYGVASSHLKTLLKKSKAKDQKLDNSLPDITKNLPKERFIESPHAVQSSPKVVNEPLSCAARLQAVASMVEKRSSPAASPKPSVACSQLALLLSSEAHLQQYSREHALKAQNANQIASERLAAMARLQESAQKDMGQFGLAKGMTSHLNGQAGSSPKAVPSKGSVAPFQSSVGIMHSPPKTVGYKSTVERSNLKTSPSNSLLLHLLKSQNTTKHVKGREQSERASIFEDSSTPTTVDEYSDNNPSFTEDSSDDESSHSNCLPIDLSFKQRTDKPDAGPPASLDNLTQSLLRNWDPKISCPESKEEKDTPKASKLNPHQKVTLLQLLLGHKSEEQVDKSNDPQGPHSTADVAKFTVQTGKRTPVADSPSANRMTPLSTPPLLASTKADSPINLSHQAMAVKRSSPPYACSIQPDRLMNSASKHLIDLSKSKEIQGAKLSRTDSPQNSSAFSASKLLQNLAQCGMQSSMSSEEQRASKQLLAGNMDKPVGLIDRLNSPLLTNKLSMHEENNKIFSCQPSPAEQGLPGSEIENLLERRTVLQLLLGTPNKGKSEKKERMLLRDESSQEQTDKALNEQILTVKIKTEPSDESNVPYNSNAQQVRECKSNKFQGFAHSLQRNTAASPASEEVKSEPLSPQDFSFSKNGLLSRLLRQNQDNYPADEPDRSHRNNELTHLESRSLCTVPKKRKLHAEPLESPLKKMKSNVSDAGNNHASPTEALYGPLLNQQELKFSRSDAEFKYGVSHGSNSETENRSWSRDSKGFNVLKQLLLSENCERDLSQHRNNILTEGKKKGSKTSATVNKPEFTISSVRSLVGSPVQQNNCVDHRTFQYPVAVKSPASSPFPEHLGSAVSRLEPDQLSMCSVPSEKGPIRWVITGMDKNDYEKDSPRLTKTNPILYYMLQKGGSSVSSQEAHDKEIWNEPSFTESSTRVTIKEELTSEPELKTPFSNLRSPYNSHMGSNTSHQHGGVNGEVHGLLEKVRTIKKEPE